Proteins encoded together in one Porites lutea chromosome 2, jaPorLute2.1, whole genome shotgun sequence window:
- the LOC140927037 gene encoding neuronal pentraxin-1-like translates to MLRVTACIFVAFISSFVKGQEDYSLEFPKQGVTDYVNIWGMRSLTQFTICLWMKTATGNSAPFSYAPTKSLNNELLIFDPDDVHLYIGNDHRSVGITADDNKWHQICVTWENSKGEWKSYKDGVFVKSGVDFKKGYTINAEGSLMLGQEQDDVGGGFDSKQSFVGRLANVNVWSYVLPGSTINELSKCCLTGEGNVYKWYDFLYGIKGNVRLRIPAGCPCTF, encoded by the exons ATGCTTCGGGTGACTGCTTGcatttttgttgctttcatcAGCTCCTTTGTAAAGGGCCAGGAAG ATTACTCCCTGGAGTTCCCTAAGCAAGGCGTTACCGATTATGTGAATATCTGGGGCATGCGCAGTTTAACACAATTTACGATTTGTTTGTGGATGAAGACAGCAACAGGAAACTCAGCACCATTCAGCTATGCGCCAACGAAATCTCTAAACAATGAGTTGCTTATTTTCGATCCAGATGATGTTCACCTGTATATTGGTAATGACCATAG GTCTGTGGGCATAACTGCAGACGATAACAAATGGCATCAGATATGTGTGACTTGGGAAAACAGTAAGGGCGAATGGAAAAGCTACAAAGATGGAGTATTTGTGAAATCAGGCGTAGACTTCAAGAAAGGTTACACCATAAATGCTGAGGGTTCCTTGATGCTTGGGCAAGAGCAGGACGATGTCGGCGGAGGTTTCGACTCAAAACAGTCGTTTGTTGGGAGACTGGCAAATGTTAATGTGTGGTCGTATGTGTTACCAGGTTCTACCATCAATGAGTTGTCAAAATGCTGCTTGACAGGGGAAGGAAATGTTTACAAGTGGTATGATTTCTTATATGGAATAAAAGGCAACGTACGTTTACGGATTCCAGCAGGATGTCCTTGTACCTTCTAA
- the LOC140927035 gene encoding neuronal pentraxin-2-like, translated as MLRVTAFIFVAFISCYVKGQEDYSLEFPKQGVTDYVNIWGMRSLTQFTICLWMKTATGNSAPFSYAPTKSLNNELIVFDPDDVHLYIGNDRRSVGIAADDNKWHQICVTWENSKGEWKSYKDGVFVKSGVDFKKGYTIHAEGSLVLGQEQDDVGGGFDSTQSFVGRLANVNVWSYVLPGSTINELSKCCLTGEGNVYKWYDFLYGIKGNVRLRIPAGCPCTF; from the exons ATGCTTCGGGTGACTgctttcatttttgttgctttcatcAGCTGTTATGTAAAGGGCCAGGAAG ATTACTCCCTGGAGTTCCCTAAGCAAGGCGTTACCGATTATGTGAATATCTGGGGCATGCGCAGTTTAACACAATTTACGATTTGTTTGTGGATGAAGACAGCAACAGGAAACTCAGCACCATTCAGCTATGCGCCAACGAAATCTCTAAACAATGAGTTGATTGTTTTCGATCCCGATGATGTTCACCTGTATATTGGTAATGACAGAAG GTCAGTGGGCATAGCTGCAGACGATAACAAATGGCATCAGATATGTGTGACTTGGGAAAACAGTAAGGGCGAATGGAAAAGCTACAAAGATGGAGTGTTTGTGAAATCAGGTGTAGACTTCAAGAAAGGTTACACCATACATGCTGAGGGTTCCCTGGTGCTTGGGCAAGAGCAGGACGATGTCGGCGGAGGTTTCGACTCAACACAGTCGTTTGTTGGGAGACTGGCAAATGTTAATGTGTGGTCGTATGTGTTACCAGGTTCTACCATCAATGAGTTGTCAAAATGCTGCTTGACAGGGGAAGGAAATGTTTACAAGTGGTATGATTTCTTATATGGAATAAAAGGCAACGTACGTTTACGGATTCCAGCAGGATGTCCTTGTACCTTCTAA